The sequence GTATGGATGAGGCGGGGGTCATGGGATATGTGCTGAAGAATGTCAGACCGCCTGCTACGGCGCCGATTGAAGTTGCCTCATTCCCTGTAACATAAAGAGCGGGAGCGCATTTGTCCGGCGAAGGTTTACAGACAACGGAATAACGCTCCTTAACAGATTCATAGCCTTTTTTTGCCGCATCAACGTTTATTTTTGCCACCTTTTCCTTGTAGGCTGCCATAAGGTTTTTCTCAAGCAGCGCAAAATCAAGACCGAGCAGAGCAGCGGCAGCGCCGAGGGCGACGGAGTTTCTCATTATGTCCGGTCCGTCCATCTCTTTGACTATGTCCATAAGCGGAACATCGATTTTCTTGGCTTTAATGTCTCCGGCATTTTTCAGATTGGCGAAATCGCCTATAACATAAGTGCCTTCCTCAAACATTTCCCTGTTGAAGCATTCATCGGAAAGCGCAACGTACATATCGATCTTTTTGTAGGGAGCGGTGACCTCAGTGTCTCCGAACGCTATCTGATAGCAGTTGTAGCCGCCTCTTATCAGCGAAGGGTACTCAGGGTAACCATGCACATGGTATCCGCTCGCCTTAAGGACTTTGGCAAACATAGGACCGGTGGTCATAATGCCGAATCCGGCAGGACCGCCGATTTTCCAAACGTAAACAGAACTCATGACCTCTCCTTTGTTTATTTGATTTGCATATCCATTGGATATTATAACATAAAATTTATTGTTTGATCCTCACAACAGGCAGCCCCCACTTTCTGCGGAGCGAAATCATCCTCAGACTGAAAACAAATGATGTAACCAGTATAAAGCTTATGCTTTTGTTGATTCCTGCGTAATGACAGAGGCAATAGATTATGCCGCCGAGCATGGCGGCGCTGGCGTAAATCTCCTTCTGGAGCACGAGCGGTATCTCCTTTGAGAGTATGTCCCTGAACATGCCGCCGAAGGTTCCCGTGATTACCGCAAGCATCACCGCGCCCGCCCAGCCCACATCATAAGCCAGACCCACGGAAACACCCGTAACTGTGAATACGCCGAGACCGAGAGCATCCATAGTGAGGAAGAGGTGCATCTTGCTTTCGAAATGCTTGTGATAGAAAAACACTGCGAATGAAACAACTACCGAAACTATCAGATAGTTGTAATCTGCGAAGATGATAGGCGGGATTTTGCCCACCATTATGTCACGGGTGGTTCCGCCCCCGACAGCGGTTACAAGGGCGAGGAAAGTCACCCCGTAAAAGTCCATCTCTTTACGCACGCCCACCAGCGCACCGCTGACGGCGAAGGCGACTGTTCCGATCATGTCCAGAATATACGGTATTGTCATAAAAGCATTATATCAGGCAGCAGCTATTTTGAAAACGGGGAAAAGATTAATGGGGAATTAAATATTACATTACTCCGGGCAACTTTCTTAATGCTAAATTTATTTGATTCAACGAAATTATTTTGATAGTATTTATCAAAATAAATAATAATACACTGCCTGTAGGCTGTGTATACTTATGTGCAGGATAAACCCGCCAAGACAAAGGTTACAAAAGATAATACATCAAATGTCAAAATCACTTACAGAGATTCCAGCGGCAACTACGCCGAGCACTTTCCGCAGATCGTTACTGAAATGCTGAACAAAGGCACGCTGAACCCTGTGGAGCTGGATAATGAGACATGGGAAGAATACGTAAACTCAGTAAACGAAATGCGGACGGAGAGATTCGGTAAAAATTGACGCTGCTCAATGTTCTTTTGCCTGAAAATGTACTATCATTCGGGTATGAAGAAGGAAAAACGGGTAATTAAGGACGAAAAGATTTTACGCCGTTTCATAGGCGTTTTCTGTCGTGAAAACCACGGCAGCGGAAAGGAACTTTGCCCCGAGTGCGCGGAGTTGCTTGCCTATGCGCTCAAACGGAATGAGAAATGCCCCCTTGACCCTAAGCCGAAGTGCAGGGACTGCAAAATACACTGCTACAAGGCGGAAATGCGCAGGAAGATACGGGAAGTAATGAAGTTCAGCGGTATCTGGCACATTAAGCGCGGTCGACTGGACTGGGTGCTGCATTATTTTTGGTGAAGATGTTTCTGAGTTCTTCAATAACACAATAACTGCTTGGTTTTATAGAATTTAATGTTTGATGTTGTTGTAGCAGCCCCAAGGATGGGGCTGCGCCGTGTACAGTGAAGCCGAACAGTGTTCGGCGCGGGCGTGTACATCAAACTGACAGGATGACGCATTACCGTGTCACTGCGAGGAGCGACGCGACGCGGCAGTATCTAAAATATACTGAGAGATCACTTCACTCTTTCAGGGTTCGCAATGACGCAAAACAGTCCCGAAAGAAGAAATCCCCATCCGATCCCCCTTTATAAAGAGGGAAGTCATTGCTGTTAAAAACCCCCTTTTCAGGCTATTTCCTGATGAAAACTTCAACCGATTTATGAAGCTGATCCATGGAGTCTTTCATTTCGGTGAAGATACCGAGAAGGTCGTTAACTGTAGCGGTGCTCTGGCTGACCATAGTTCCGGAGCTCTGCACCATTTCGTTCACACTGCCGATTGCCCTGTCCCTTTCATTAAGCGTCTGCTGCATGGTGAGAAAGGTTGTATTGAGAGATTCGCCTGATTTCACGATCCCTTCAAATACTTCCCTTGTTTTCGCCATGACCTCCGCACCCTCCGCCACCTTGTCCTCAGTGGTGCGCATATCGTTCAGGATACCGGTGATGTCAGCGTTAAAGCCGCCTATGATGTCACCTATATTTTTAGTGGCGTTGCGTGTTTTCTCCGCCAGCTTACGCACCTCATCAGCAACCACGGCAAAGCCTCTGCCGTGTTCTCCTGCCCTTGCCGCTTCTATTGCAGCATTGAGAGCGAGAAGATTTATCTGGTCGGTGATGTCGTCTATCACACTGAGAATGCTCCCCACCTCTCGGGATGATTCCCCGAAAAGGAGGAGCTTACCGCCGAGCTGCTCAACAGAAGTGCCTATACCCTCCATCTGGTCGGATAGAACATTCATATTCTGTCGTCCGCCGGAGGTGCGTTTTTCTGTCTCCTGAGTAACTTCCCTCGTCAAATCAAGGTTGCGGCGCATCTCAAGCCCTGCGGATTTTACCTTATCCATTTCCTTAAGCAGGAGCGAAAGATTTCCCTCCTGTCTGCCCAAAACCTTTGTGAGTTCAGTCTTCTTCCTGTCGAACTGACTGAAATCCTCCTCTGTCCTCACGGAGATCTCGTATATTTTTTTCACAAGCTCATCCAGTCTTTCCAGAAAACTGTTCATGTGGTTAGAGATGTTCGCAATTTCGTCCTTGTAGAAAACAGGGATGCGTTTTGAAAGGTCACTGCCGATGGAATTGATCTCTTTTCCGATGAAGTCCAGCCTTTTAAAGGCTATGCGGTCAAACATGAGATACAGGACGGCAAGTATTACAAGAAAAGTCAGTCCGGCGTAGAAGAAAACACCGCCGATCAGACTGCGTATCTGCGCCAGCATCTGACTTCTGTCCATCTTGATTACGATGTCAAAGCTTTTACCCAAAAATTCCGCACGATCCTTGGAGAAGATATAGCCGTTTCTGCCTGCGTCAGTTATCTCATCGGTGAGTGAAGTTTGCGGCAGCGCGGCGAATTTCAGTGTTTCGGGATCGTCCGCACCGGCAGGCATGTTCATCAGAAGACCTGATTTATCCAGCAGGCGCAGATAGGTGTGTTCATCTATTCTCTCCGGCAGAAGCGACATTACAGTGTCTCTGCTGAGTGTCACAATGACAATCCCTGTTCGTATATCATCAGCGTTTATATGCCTAGCCATGTAGGCAACAGGTCTGCCGCCGTCAATTTCAGACGGTTCAAAGTCGGTAAAAAGTGTCTCGGTAACGGGCATTGAAAGAGCATTCCCGAATGTTTTTCCCAGAAAGCTGTCCTTGTGCACACCTGTGATAAGATTTGTTGCAAAAGCGTGGTTCCTGTCAGAAGAGAAGATTATCACACCCTCACTGTCCACTATGTACATAGAATATATGTGATACGGCTCCATGAGAAGCCTGAAGCTGTCGTAATAATTTGAATAGACAAAGTTGAACTCTACCGGAAACTGCATGGTTTCCATCTCGTCCAGACCTGCTATGTTTGTGTATTGCAGTACAAGCTGGCGGAAGTCCTCATCGGTTGAGAAGTCAGCTCTGTCCATCCAGTTCAGCATCTGCCTGTTTCCGGTCTTCTCAAAGAAAGCTCTGAGCCCCGGAGCCATCATCTCCGGATCAAGGGAGGGGCGTTTGTTCAGCTTGTAATAAGCAGAAGCTATGCTGTAAAAGCCCTCGGTTACGTAACCGTTTTTCGCAAAGCCGGTCAGAAACCTGTCCACCGAGCCGAGATAGCCAGTGAACCGCTCGGACATGACTTTTTTGAGTATTTCCGCCTGCTGCCCCTTACTCTTTGCAAGTTCCCCTTTTCCCTTCTGAATCAGCACCGAAGATGAAACAAACGTAATAAGCAGAAGCGAGCAGACAAGCATGGCGCTTATCTTCACTTTCAGGCTTAAGTTTCTGATTATCCCTTTTTTCATGTATATCCCTTCCGTAACAGCTTTTGTTATTACAATGTTATGAATGGGATCGGAAGTTATCAGATAAATGTTAAATTAATGTAAAAGCTTGGTAATTAAGATTTATATAGTGATTAAGTAGATAAGAGACGGTTTAAACCATGCGGGCGTCAATACCCGCATGGTTATAAGGTCGGGGGGTTATGGTCCTGAGATTATTTATCGGACTTTATTTCTCCGTCCGGTACATTTTTGATAACCTTTCCGGTGGCGTAGTAATACGAATGTTCGGCGATGGTGACGGCATGGTCAGCAGCTCTCTCAAGGCATCTGGTGATGAATATGAAGGAGACGGTTTTGTCCGCCCTGTCGCCGAATGCTGCCATGTTTTCAACAGCTTTTTTCAGAATTTTCCTGTGGAGTCTGTCCACCCTGTCATCCCTTTCGATAATCCGGAGAGCGAGCTGCGAATCGCATTTATAGAACGCGCCTATGCTGTCTTTGATCATATTGGCGGTTTCATTCACCATTTTAGGGAATCTTTTCATGTCGAACTCATAAAGAGGTCCGCCGGCGCGCATAACTTCCTTGGCTATATCAGTGCAGTAATCAGCTATTGATTCCAGTTCGCCCACTATATTGAGGGATGATATAACATAACGGAGGTCGCTCGCTTTCGGCTCAAACAGACCAAGAAGGGATATGCACACTTTGCTTGTCTCCCCTTCCAGCCTTAGCGCCGCCTTGCCTTCGCTGACTATTTTCTGGGCAAGTTCCTCGTCATACCCGTTCAGCAGAACGCTCACATCCTCAACGATGCCGGACACAAGAGCGGTAAGCTTGTTCAGGTTATCTTTTAGGGCTATATACTGAATTTCAGCGTTGTTCATCTCGCATCCTCCCTTAACCGAATCTTCCGGTTACGTAGTCCTGAGTCTGCTGTTTGTCAGGGTTGGTGAATATCTTCTCTGTGGTGTTGTACTCCACCATCTCTCCCATGTAGAAGAATGAAGTGTATTCAGAGATCCTTGCAGCCTGCTGCATGCTGTGGGTAACTATGATTATGGTGAACTTCTCTTTCAGCTCAAAGATAAGCTCCTCTATTTTAGCTGTGGCAATGGGGTCAAGAGCCGAAGCGGGTTCGTCCATAAGCAGAACATCAGGCTCCATTGCGATTGCCCGTGCTATGCAGAGCCTCTGCTGCTGACCGCCGGAGAGGGTTGTTGCCATATTGTCCATCCTGTCGGAAACCTCATTCCAGAGACCGGCTCTCCTGAGAGCGTTCTCCACAAGGTCATCCATGTCACGCCCTTTTCTGACTCTTCCGTGAATCTTAGGGGCATAGGCTATGTTGTCATATATACTTTTGGGAAAGGGATTCGGCTTCTGAAAAACCATACCGACTTTGGTGCGTATATCCACAACATCTATGGAACTGTTGTATATGTCAATATCGTCAAGGAGTATGGTTCCGTCCACCCTTATGCCGGGAACAAGGTCGTTCATACGGTTGAGGCAGCGCAGCAGTGTTGATTTTCCGCAGCCGGAGGGTCCGATCATAGCCACAACGTGCTTTTCGGGGAAATCGATATTAACGTTTTTAAGAGCGTTGAAGTCTCCGTAATAGAAGTCCAGATCACGTACGGACATCTTCATTTTAAGGTCCTTCATCTGTTTGATTTTCTCAGCGGGTGCCGCCTGTATACTCATAGGTTTAAACCTCCGGAATTACCATTTGCGTTCATATTTGTTTCTGAGCCAGATTGCCGTAAAGTTCAGCGCGAGAAGAACAGTGAGCAGCACCAGTATGCCCGCCGCTGTCCTTTCAACATAAGGGCGGAGACTCGTTGCCGACCATGTGTATATCTGAGCGGGAAGAACCGTTGTAGCACTTGTCACGCCTGAGGGAACATCTGGAATATACGCCATCATGCCCACTATGAGAAGCGGCGCTGTCTCGCCCATTGCTCTGGCAAGACCGATGATCCATCCGGTGAGTATACCGGGCATCGAAACGGGCAGAACATGATGCCACACGACCTGCCAAGGCGAAGCGCCTACACCGTAAGCGCCGTGACGTATGGATTCGGGAACAGCCCTCAGAGCCGCTCTTGTGCTTATTATCATAACGGGAAGTGTCATAAGCGCCAGAGTGAGCCCGCCTACCAGTGCGGAGGAGCGCGGCACGTTAAAGAAGTTTATGAAAATGGCAAGCCCAAGAAGACCGAATATAATTGAGGGGATTGCGGCGAGGTTGTTGATATTCACCTCAATAAGCTGGGTGAATTTATTGTCCGGCGCAAACTCCTCAAGATAAATAGCGGTCATAACCCCCAGAGGGACACTGAGCAGCATGGTAACCACAAGAACCAGAATAGTTCCCATCATAGCGGCGTATATCCCCGCTATTTCAGGCATCTTGGAATCTCCGGTGGTAAAAAAGCCTGTGTTGAACGCAAGGCGTATCTTATCCGCACCCCTGAGATTGCTTATGTACTCGATCTCTCTGTCATTAAGCCTGTTGGGTTTGTTTTTCATATACTGGTCAACATCACCCTTGGCAACTACCCAGAGAGTTTGTGTGGTGTTCATATATTCAGGATGCTCCTCAACTACCTGAGGCAGAATGCGGAGAAAGCCTCTGGAAAGAACATCCCTGTCGGCCTTTGAGACTGCCCTGTTGGGCATCTGGAGAGTCTCTTCATTGAAAGTGACTTCGGCTTTTATCTCAGTCTGAGAGAAAGCCGTATAGCCTGTTTTTATCATATCATAAAAGAAGAAAACAAGAAAAGCGACCGCCAGCAGAAGCGCCGCCTTGCCGTAAAGCTGAAAGCGTTTTTCCGCAGCGTATCTTTTCTTAAGTTTCTTATCGTGTTCGTTTAAATAAGCCATTAGCCCGCCCCCCTTACTCGTAAATCTTGCGGTATCTGCGTACTATGTACGTGGAGACAAGGTTGATGATAAATGTGAATATCAGAAGCACAAGTCCCAGACCGAACGCCGACAGAGTCGCAAGGCTGTCAAATGCCTGATCTCCCGTGAGTGCGTCAACTATCTGCACCGTAACGGTCGTCATGCCTTCAAGAGGGTTCCATGTGAGGTTAGGACGAAGCCCCGCCGCCATCACCACAATCATCGTTTCGCCCACTGCGCGGGAAACTGCAAGAAGTATGGCGGAAACTATCCCGGGCATCGCCGCGGGGAGAATAATCTGTTTTATCGTCTCGGATTTGGTTGTACCGAGAGCGAGACCGCCCTCTCTCAGACTCTGGGGAACGGCGTTTATAACGTCATCGGAGAGGGAAGATATGAAGGGAATAATCATGATCCCCATCACAAGACCCGGAGCGAGAGCGTTTGTGTAATCGGCCTGAAGACCGAAGAAGCCGGCAACCTTAACAACCAGAGGGCTCACGGTAAGTGCGGCGAAGAAGCCGTAAACAACCGTAGGTATACCTGCGAGGATTTCCAGCACGGGTTTGAAAACCTTTCTGAAATTGTTTGACGCGTATTCCGAAAGGAAAATCGCCGCAAACAGCCCCACAGGGACGGAAACGGAAAGCGAGATAAGAGTTATCATGAATGTTCCGGCGAATATAGGCGCGGAACCGAACTCCGGCTTGGCTGCGTGCTCAGACTCTCTGCCGGCGCCTTCAAGGAAAGCCGTGTCAGGGTTCCATGAGGTTCCGGTAAGGAAGTCTATTACGTTCACATGTTTGAAGAAAATAATTGCCTCAAAAAGAATAGAAAACACAATGCCGACTGTAGTGAGAATAGATACAAGAGATGCGGCTATCAGCAGGTATCTGATATGCTTCTCAACTATCACTCTGGCATTTAAAAGAGGCGAAAACTTTTTGGAGGAGATGATGAATCCCGCAATAACAAGCAGGGCGGAACAGGCGAGAACCACGGCGGGCGAAATAACCGCTATTTTAGTGGTTTTCAGCAAAAGCGCTGCGAAAAGAAGCAGCCATGAAGGAACGGTGAACTTTATCACCGCATACCATGCGTAGTGACCGGGTCTTGAGCTTAGCCGCTGCTTTGAATCCTCCCATACTTTTGCCCTGTGAGCTCCGTATGCGAAAGACAGTCCAGACAGCACCGCCAGTATTATGATTATTGTAATCAGCATCAGCAATGCGCTCCGATGTAGTTTATGTTTTTACACAACAAAACGGATCGGAAAGCTATCCGATCCGTTCTGCTTGTTATTTATGCTATGTCTTATTTCACGTCGTTGAGAGAAAGAGCCTTGCGGGCTTTCCAGTCTGCTCTGACTTTTTCTCTTTCTGTTTTAGAAAGAGGAATGAGTCCGATTTCTGTAAGGAAACCGCCTTCGCCTATCATTTTCTCAGAAAGGAAAAGATCAACATACTGCTCCATGCCTTTTACCTTGCCGAGGTGATCGCCTTTAACATAGAAGAAAAGGCTTCTTGATATGGGGTAGCTGCTGTTAAGAACGTTCTCAGGAGAAGGGAGAACACCGTTGACTGCCACGCCTTTAATTCTGTCGGCGTTTTCCTGAAGGAAGCTGTAGCCGAAGATACCGATTGCGTTTTTGTCTTTAACGAGTCTCTGAACTATAAGGTTATCGTTCTCGCCTGAGGGAACATAAACGCCGTCCTGACGGATTTTTTTGTAGGGCTTGCCGTATTCTTTGATTTTGCCTGTAGCGCCTTCCATAACAAGCTCTTCAAAGGCGTCACGAGTGCCTGAGGATGTGGGAGGACCGTAAACAAGAATGTCTGCGTTGGGAAGACTTTTATCTATATCAGACCATTTTTTGTAGGGGTTTTTTACAAGCTGACCGTTTACAGGCACTTCCTCAGCAACTGCGAGCGCAAGCTGAGCGAGTGTAAGGCTGAAATCAGCTCCGCTCTTGTTGTGAGCTATTGCTATGCCGTCATAACCGATTTTTATTTCGATTACCTGTGTTATACCTGCCTTGAGATCTGCTTCAAGCTCGCTTTTTTTGATTCTGCGAGAAGAGTTTGTAATATCAGCAGTATCAAGACCTACGCCTGCGGCAAAAAGCTTGTGTCCGCCGCCGGAACCTACTGATTCAACAACGGGAGTGGGGCTTTTTGTTGTTGCGCCGAATTCTTCAGCAACATAGCTGGAAAAAGGGAACACTGTTGAAGAGCCGACAATTCTGATCTGGTCGCGTGCGAATGCGAAACCCGCAGTAAGTGCCGTCATAAGAAGGGCAATTGCGATAAGCTTCATAGTTTTTTTCATTTCCTACCTCCGAGTGAGATGACTTCTTAGGTCAGGTATATAAAAGTTTATTTTTGTGAGGTTCTGATTACGGAAATGTCAGAAAAAAGTTAAATCGCAAAAGCTCTGTTTTCGTAAGAGAGGTTACCACTTTCTCTTGATCACACACACGGCAGGAAGTAGAATTTAATAGTGATTATACTTTTCATTATTGAATCCTAAATTTGTCGGTAATGCCGGCTGCATACACAATTCGGACGATATTAAAAAATCATCAACTCAGCAAATGCTTAGTTATTTTTTACCAATAGTGCGTAAAAACTTTGAAGTCAATAAAACTGATTTGTAAGGAGAGCAGGGAATGAGAAAAAAACTGTTATTGGTATTTGTATTTATTTTATCACTGTCTGTGTTCGGCTGCAACGGATCATCAGGCGGGTCAAACAATGATCCGGGAGCAGGCGATGAGACTTCGGTGTATGCTTTTGACACCACCTACGCGGGTATCCGCTTCAGGACAGATAACGTATCAGAAATGTTAATGTACAACTCGAATAATTACGGCAAAATAAACAGCTTGGCGACATCCGGCGAAGATGTGTACGCCGTCGGGGAAGGCGCTCTGTGGGTCAACGGAGTGCTTGATACAAACATCGAGGCGGCTCTGGCTGAACACAATGTCAATTCTCTTTACCTCCTTTCGGTTGCCGCCTCTGAAGACAAGGTGTATATAACGGGAACAAGCGGCAACAGGGCGCTTCTCATTGAAATAAAAGGCGTTGAAATCACATTTTTTGATCTGCCGACAGAAATCTCGGAATCGGGGCAGTCCAGCGTTCGTTCTGTTGTTGCCGGTGCTGACGGAAAGGTGTACGCCGCAGGAACATATTATGTCAATATGTTTGACCCCCGTGCGTTTCTTGTTGAAATAGACGGAAACAGCACCACACTCCTCAACATTCATGATGAATTATCCGGCGCGCTGACCTCTCGGGGATACGCTGTGACAGTCGCTTCAGACGGCAGTGTCTATATGGCGGGAGGCTATGACGACGGCAGCAACAAGGCTTTTCTTCTGAAAAGAAACGGAGGCGCCTTTTCACAGCTCACTCTTCCTGCGGAGCTTGCCGGTTTAACGACCATCAACGCCATGACAGCCGGAAATGGTAAGATTTATCTGACCGGAAGCGATTCAACGGCAACGGCATTCCTCGCGGAAATAAACAGCAGCGATACGGTTTCAATGATAATCCTCCCAGCCGCTATCACGGGTTCAGGTATTTCCAGCGGAAACTCAGTCGCTGTCGGCAATGACGGAACAGTTTATGCGGCAATCGATAACAGCGGCGGAAATCAGGCGGCTCTGGTTACTGTCACCGGAGGAACCGCGGCATTCACCGACATACACAGCTTATTCACAGGAGCAGCATATTCACATGCCAATGCCGCAGCAGCAGACAGCAGCGGCAAGGTTCATATAGCGGGGTACCATCATGACAACTTCAGCAGTACTGCATACCTTCTTGAAGTAAGCAGCGGCACTCCGGCGTCTGTTGCGCTGGAAGTTCCGGATAACGCACTTGCGAACACCTATGCGTATACCATGGCTGTGGCAGATAACGGCACGGTTTATATGGGAATAGGATACTCTGATTACAGCACATCGAGTGCTAAAGCCGCAATTATCAGGAAAAGCGGAAGTGAAACCGAATTAATAGACTTCAGCGGGCAGTTGACAGACGCAACGGACATTTATATCCGCTCTTTGGCAGTTGGAGATGATGGAAGAGTCTACGCCGCAGCATATTACTATGACAGCAGCTACGATACTAAGGCATTCGTTGCGGAAATAGACGGCAGCACTGCCGCGATCATTGATATTCACAGCGAAATCACGGGAGCCGCAACATCCGCCGCCCACTCCGTCACGCTGGACAGCGACGGCAAAATTTATACCGCAGGGCAATATGATGACGGCAGCAATAAAGCGTTTATTGCCGAAATTGATAACGGAACTGTTACAGTCACTGATCTGCACAGCGAGTTCACTGGAGCAACCTTTTCCCGTGTTAATGTCATTGTAGCGGGTACAGACGGCAAAATCTACGCCGCAGGCTATTATCGGGACAGCAGCAACACCACAAGAGCATTTCTTATGGAAATAAACGGCGGAGCTGTTACTGTCTTTGATCTGCACGACGAGATCGCCGGAGCGGAATCTTCCGTAGTTTACTCGGTGGCAGTCGGCAAAAATGGAAAGGTTTATGTCACAGGAGATTGTTATGACGGCAGCAACGATAAAATATTCATTGCGGAATTGAGCGGCGGCACACTTTCACTGCTGACTCAGCCCGATGAAATTACCGGAACCGATGAGGCATACACATCCAGTATAAATGTCAGCGCAGACGGTAAAATTTACGTCGGAGGAACTTATTACAACGGCAGTATCTATCAGCCATATCTCATTGAAATAAACGGCGGGACTGCACAGATGGCAGAACTGAATCCCCCCGCTTCTCCGAATGATTTTGTCGACATTATAACATGGGACGGATCAGGCGATATGTACTTAATGTACGTATCGTTCTGAGAAAAAGACGGAATTAGGTAAACCGAAAACTGACAGAGGAAGCCTCAAACGGCTTCCTCTTTTCTGCCGATATAAATCAGACAGAATGTACTGATTTCCGCATACGCTGAGGATGACGCATAAATGCCGTCCTTAGGGCTGTTTATATCTAGCTTTCCATAAATTTGATTAAGTTGTCCGTCATAGTCCATACGCCGCAGGGGCATACTCCTGCACAGATGCCGCAGCCGATACACTTTGAGGCGCTGGAAACATATTCAAATTTGTCGTCCGCCTCAGTTCTTGTTATCGCCTGCTGAGGACATATGTCAAGGCAGAAACCGCAGTCACGGCAGAAGCCGCAGCTCATGCAGCGCTTGGTTTCGTCCTCTGCCGGCATCTCCTCAAGGCGTGTGGAATTCATCGGGTGATAGAACTCATCCTTAACCTTGTCCTGCGGAATCATAGGCGCCTTTTTGAAGGCATCCAGAGGTCTGCCCTTGAGCAGCCTGTCTATGTTGATCGCAGCCTTGCGCCCATCGCCGAGAGCGTGGGTGAAGAGACCCTGCTTTATCGTGTCTCCCGTGACGAAAACCTTCTCATTCGCTGGAGACTGCATGAAATCGTTCACCAGCGTCATGCCCCTCTCGTTGAGGTATTCCCTGCCGAGAAAGGAGACATCCGGTCTGTCGCCGATGGAGATTATAACCGTATCCGCCTCTATGAATGAGCCGTCCTTAAAGTGTATGCCTTTGTCGGTCACCTTATCGGTAAATTTGGGGAAAAGTATTTTCGCTCCGAGTTTTTCGGCGTGTTCTATTTCCTTTTCAAAGGCTGCGGGTCTCTGAATATCAACAGCGGTGACTTCCTCCGCACCCATCTGATAAGCTCCTATGACAACGTCCATAGCGGCGTTGCCTGCGCCTATCACCACAACCTTTTTACCCACTGCCGGTTTTTCGCCCCTGTTGATTTTTTTGAGGAAATCAAGACCCTTGACAAGCCTTTCGTGCCCTTCAAACGGGATAACCACGGGATTGTGAGCACCCACGGCAACCACAACGGCATCGTATTTTCCGCAGAGATCAGCGAACATA is a genomic window of Geovibrio thiophilus containing:
- a CDS encoding trimeric intracellular cation channel family protein gives rise to the protein MTIPYILDMIGTVAFAVSGALVGVRKEMDFYGVTFLALVTAVGGGTTRDIMVGKIPPIIFADYNYLIVSVVVSFAVFFYHKHFESKMHLFLTMDALGLGVFTVTGVSVGLAYDVGWAGAVMLAVITGTFGGMFRDILSKEIPLVLQKEIYASAAMLGGIIYCLCHYAGINKSISFILVTSFVFSLRMISLRRKWGLPVVRIKQ
- a CDS encoding nitrous oxide-stimulated promoter family protein, with product MKKEKRVIKDEKILRRFIGVFCRENHGSGKELCPECAELLAYALKRNEKCPLDPKPKCRDCKIHCYKAEMRRKIREVMKFSGIWHIKRGRLDWVLHYFW
- a CDS encoding methyl-accepting chemotaxis protein, producing MKKGIIRNLSLKVKISAMLVCSLLLITFVSSSVLIQKGKGELAKSKGQQAEILKKVMSERFTGYLGSVDRFLTGFAKNGYVTEGFYSIASAYYKLNKRPSLDPEMMAPGLRAFFEKTGNRQMLNWMDRADFSTDEDFRQLVLQYTNIAGLDEMETMQFPVEFNFVYSNYYDSFRLLMEPYHIYSMYIVDSEGVIIFSSDRNHAFATNLITGVHKDSFLGKTFGNALSMPVTETLFTDFEPSEIDGGRPVAYMARHINADDIRTGIVIVTLSRDTVMSLLPERIDEHTYLRLLDKSGLLMNMPAGADDPETLKFAALPQTSLTDEITDAGRNGYIFSKDRAEFLGKSFDIVIKMDRSQMLAQIRSLIGGVFFYAGLTFLVILAVLYLMFDRIAFKRLDFIGKEINSIGSDLSKRIPVFYKDEIANISNHMNSFLERLDELVKKIYEISVRTEEDFSQFDRKKTELTKVLGRQEGNLSLLLKEMDKVKSAGLEMRRNLDLTREVTQETEKRTSGGRQNMNVLSDQMEGIGTSVEQLGGKLLLFGESSREVGSILSVIDDITDQINLLALNAAIEAARAGEHGRGFAVVADEVRKLAEKTRNATKNIGDIIGGFNADITGILNDMRTTEDKVAEGAEVMAKTREVFEGIVKSGESLNTTFLTMQQTLNERDRAIGSVNEMVQSSGTMVSQSTATVNDLLGIFTEMKDSMDQLHKSVEVFIRK
- the phoU gene encoding phosphate signaling complex protein PhoU, which translates into the protein MNNAEIQYIALKDNLNKLTALVSGIVEDVSVLLNGYDEELAQKIVSEGKAALRLEGETSKVCISLLGLFEPKASDLRYVISSLNIVGELESIADYCTDIAKEVMRAGGPLYEFDMKRFPKMVNETANMIKDSIGAFYKCDSQLALRIIERDDRVDRLHRKILKKAVENMAAFGDRADKTVSFIFITRCLERAADHAVTIAEHSYYYATGKVIKNVPDGEIKSDK
- the pstB gene encoding phosphate ABC transporter ATP-binding protein PstB, with amino-acid sequence MKDLKMKMSVRDLDFYYGDFNALKNVNIDFPEKHVVAMIGPSGCGKSTLLRCLNRMNDLVPGIRVDGTILLDDIDIYNSSIDVVDIRTKVGMVFQKPNPFPKSIYDNIAYAPKIHGRVRKGRDMDDLVENALRRAGLWNEVSDRMDNMATTLSGGQQQRLCIARAIAMEPDVLLMDEPASALDPIATAKIEELIFELKEKFTIIIVTHSMQQAARISEYTSFFYMGEMVEYNTTEKIFTNPDKQQTQDYVTGRFG
- the pstA gene encoding phosphate ABC transporter permease PstA encodes the protein MAYLNEHDKKLKKRYAAEKRFQLYGKAALLLAVAFLVFFFYDMIKTGYTAFSQTEIKAEVTFNEETLQMPNRAVSKADRDVLSRGFLRILPQVVEEHPEYMNTTQTLWVVAKGDVDQYMKNKPNRLNDREIEYISNLRGADKIRLAFNTGFFTTGDSKMPEIAGIYAAMMGTILVLVVTMLLSVPLGVMTAIYLEEFAPDNKFTQLIEVNINNLAAIPSIIFGLLGLAIFINFFNVPRSSALVGGLTLALMTLPVMIISTRAALRAVPESIRHGAYGVGASPWQVVWHHVLPVSMPGILTGWIIGLARAMGETAPLLIVGMMAYIPDVPSGVTSATTVLPAQIYTWSATSLRPYVERTAAGILVLLTVLLALNFTAIWLRNKYERKW